The Aspergillus fumigatus Af293 chromosome 5, whole genome shotgun sequence nucleotide sequence ATTCGGGAGTCGGAACAACGGTCATCCACCCCTGCAAAAGACCAAGAAGCGGACAAAGCAACTCCACAGAAGACAGACGAAGATGAGCTGCCAGAGCCCTCGGATCAAAAGGTTATGCTGCTAAAGAGCCTGCTCGCCATCGGAGCCCTCCCAGAGGCTCTTTTTATCCTAAGCAAATTTCCTTGGCTTATGGATGCCTACCCTGAACTCCCCGAATACATTCATCGTATCTTGCATCATAGTTTGAGCAAAGTGTATAACTCATTGCGTCCCTTGCCGACGGTCGAGGAGCTCAGGGAACAACAGCAGATACCCAGCCAAGATCAGGGAGGTCTGGCAAAAGGACAGATTCGGCTGACTTCAGCGCCTCCAAGACGAGTCCTTCGCTGGGCTCAGCTCGACAAAGACGACACGAATGATGGGACCGACTATAGATTCTATTGGGATGATTGGGCCGATAATATCCCAGTCTGTCAATCTGTGGACGATGTTTTTGCCCTTTGTTCATCGTTTCTGAATATCTCTGGGCACAAGATTGGACTTGACCCCAGCCTGCTAGCTAAGCTGGCGAGGATTGGCAAATTCAGTCTCACCCAAGATGATTCCACCGAGAACAAAGCGCGCTGGCAGGATCTCTGCAAACGTCTCCTTGTGCCTGCGATCAGTTTGACCAAGGCAAACCCTGGTGTTGTGAATGAAGTATTCGATCTTCTTAGATTCTTTCCAAGAGCAACGCGGTACAACATCTACGCGGAATGGTATTCTGGACAAACATCTCGACTGCCGGATATCAAGTCGGCTTTTGATCAAGCAAGAGCTGAGACGAAAGACGTTCTCAAGAGGCTGAGCAAAACAAACATACGACCGATGGCTCGCGCATTAGCGAAGAttgcctttgctaatccCGGGATCGTGATCAATGTCGCCATTAGCCAGATCGAGTCCTACGAGAATCTTATAGAAGTGGTCGTGGAGTGTGCGCGCTACTTCACATACCTCGGATATGACATTCTCACCTGGGCCCTAATCAACTCGCTTGGACAAAAGGGACGAAGCCGAGTGCAAGAAGGCGGGCTGTTGACCAGTCGATGGCTAAACGCGCTGGCAACGTTCGCTGGCAGGACCTACAAGCGCTACTCTATCATGGATCCTACCCCTGTTCTTCAGTACGTCGTTGAACAACTTCGACAGAACAACTCCACGGATCTTATCGTTTTGGAGCAGATGATTAGCTCTATGGCTGGTATCATCACAGATACAAACTTCAACGATGCGCAAATCCAAGCTATGGCCGGTGGCGAGATCCTCCAGTCACAGACCATCCTACAACTCCTGGACAAACGGCACGAATCGAAGACAACTTCGAAACGATTGATGAAAGCCTTGACTGTATCGAAACTGGCCGGACAACTGCTTGTTGCAATCGCCCAGGAACGCTGGACGTGTATCTATAAGGCGACGGAGGGAGATTCCGAACTCAAGTTACTAGGCAACGTCTTTGACGAGATTCATCGCATCCTAGCGCAGTATCTGGATCTCCTACGCAGCAACATGTCAGTGGATGAGTTTGATTCCTTTGTTCCCGACTTGGCTTCTCTTATCAAGGACTTCGGTATTCAGCCGGAGATTGCGTTTTGGATCCGCCGACCTAGCGTTTCCCGTAAGGTTGCCGATGCTGAAAAGGCAATGCAAGAGGAGGAAGCAGCAGCCGCCGCTGCGAGGGCTCGCGAAATCGAAGCAGCGCCCATCAAATCCGAGGATGACAAAATGGAAACGACAGATGAGGGTGAAATGAATGGTCCTGCGGATGAATCCGCCGAGAACTCTATGGATGTTGACAAGGAGCAAGGAATGACAAACACTGAAGGAGACAGCAATCCTACTTCGGGACAACCAGAGCAACCGGCATCCTCTAGTCCGACTCTGAACCCAGTGATGCAGGATCTCGAGGATCAGGTTAAGTCCGCATTGACCCCTGAGACTTGGGGAGTGGTCGGCCTGCATTTTTACGTCATCTTCTGGCAACTGTCACTTTACGACGTGCATATCCCTCAGAAGGCTTACGAAGACGAAATTGAAcggcagaagaaaaaggtcaTGGCCATCAACAGCGATCGATCGGACATTAGCATGGCCGGTACTCAgcgaaaggaaagagaaaagaagcagataACCCAACTCCAGGAACGCATCTTGGAGGAAAACAAGGCTCATCTTAAGGCTTACGGTCagacaagggcaaggctgcagaaggaaaaggaCCGGTGGTTCGCCGGCATGCGCGGGAAGCATGATTCCCTCAACGTCAGCCTACTGGAACAGTGTTTCCTGCCCCGTTTGCTGCTGTCACCCATCGATGCGTTCTACTGCTTTAAGATGCTCAAGTTCCTACACACGTCCGGCACACCGAACTTTCGTACCGTTGGGCTGTTGGATCAGTTGTTCCGCGAGCAAAGACTTACCGCCCTGATTTTCCAATGCACCTCACGCGAAGCGGATAATCTTGGCCGGTTCTTGAACGAGGTCATTCGCGACCTTGGTCGCTGGCATGCGGACAAGGCTGTGTATGAGAAGGAAGCTTTTGGTACGAAGAAAGACCTGCCTGGCTTTGCCATCAATGTCGATCCCGAAGGCAAACCTACCACGTTCTTGGAGTACGAGGACTTCCGCCGGCTGTTGTATAAATGGCACCGGCTTCTGGCTTCCGCTCTCAAAATCTGTTTGAATGGAGGTGAATACATGCATATTCGTAACGCGATCAGTGTGCTCAAGGCAGTCGTGCAGCATTTCCCCGCTGTCAACTGGATTGGTCGTGATATGCTCACTAGCGTCAACAATCTCAGTCAAAACGATGAGCGAGACGACGTGAAGATCCCTGCGGCGTCGCTGATTGGCGATCTGAATCGCCGAGAGAAGAAATGGATGCTACCACAAGCCTTCATGATTTCAAACCAACCAGCGAGCAAGGGACCTGCGCCAGCAGCTGGAAAACCCGGAACTCCCGGAACTCCACGCCCTCGATCTACTACGCCGGCTTCCCTAAATGCTGCAGCGCCTGAGTTCAAGCCCCCACCATCCGCGGAGTAAGTTGACATCCAGGCACCACATCATGATTGAGCAAATGATTCTAACAAATAAAAACTATGCGCAGACCTGAAGGCGGTCCTAGACAGGAAGTGACTAAGAAGTCCGAGGTAGAGGATGGGGAGATCGAAGACGCTAAGATGACAGATGTATCAGCTAAGGACATTGAGACAAGCAATCAAGTTGCCCAGAAACCAGCAGAAAAAGCTGAAGCTGCGTCACGCCAAGGCGAAGAGTCCATCGTCACACAGCCTCCTGAGACCACTAGCACTCAACCTACGAGCGAGAAACCCGTTGCTTCCACTGAGGCTTATACAGGGGTCGAACTGCCATCGCATCCACGAATTTCTGACTCGCCAGCCGCATCAAAAACGGCCACGAAGGCTTCGGAATCTGGACGCCTTCCTAATGTTCCCAGACGCCCGGAATCAGATCGAGCTCCTTTCAGCAGTCCCAATATGCGCCCCCAATCACAGATGCCAAGTCGCCCGTTCCGTGGAGATGATGGTCGGTTGCCGCCGCGCTCTGATATCATGGATGCTCGACGAGACAGGCAGTCAGACTTCCCTCGAGGCGGCCGATTCGGTGATCATGAACATAGCCGATCGTTCGAGCAGCCTGGACCAGAAGGCAGAAGCTACGGTCGTCTAGAAAGAGACTTCCCATCCAGACCCCCTGCGGACGAACCCTTCCGTGGCCCTCCATATCGTGACGGACGTCTCACACGTGAGGCGGATCGGCCGGACCGTGCTGGACGCTTGCGCGGGCCTCCAGATTCCCGTGAAGCTCCTTCGTCACGATCTGTACCACCTGGCCCACAGACCCACCCTGATCGTGCAGACTTGATTCAAGAACATCCTGAGCGCGGTGGAGACGGATATCGGCGCGGGGAGCAAATGCGGCAAGAAAAGGATGATCGAAGAGCTTTGCCAACACGGGCTCTCTCCCCCCCGAGGGCGGACCTCCCGAACCGTCCGCCACCTGATGATCGCCGCTTCCCCTCGCACGCTCAAGGGCGTTCGCGCTATGATGATACACCAACCGGACCCCGTAATGACCGGCCATCCCGGGCTCCTATGGATGCTTCCGAGCCTAGGGAGCCTGGTGCCGATATGAGCCATGGCCGATTACGTCAACCAGAACCCGCATCCGACATCCCGTCTGGTCCACGGGGAAGAAATCCATCCGGACGGGGTGGACGCACCGCCTCTGGCCTCTCGCATGCTACACCGTCTTCTCCTGCCGGGGCCGCGGATCGTCAACCGCCCACTGGACCAGGTCGCCAAGGAATGCGAGGCGCGCCTGAACAGTCGAGTTCAACCGGGCCGTCGTCGCCAACAATTGAGAAGCTCGATGCCAGTGGAATTCATCCAGATCGTCTCAAGGCTCTGCAACAGCAAGCGAGTGAGGATACTTTTGGTGGCAGTCCACGCTCTCATCAATCTCTATCTCCCGCATCAACTGGTCCGCCATCCGGACCTCGTAGTGGCGTCGCGCCACTATCGGGCCCGAACTCAAACAATCGCGGACCACCTTCAGGACCAGCTTTCGGTGGTGAACGTGGAAGGGGTGACAAGCGGTTCGCGGGGATCAACAACATGCTCCAGCAATCAGGCGGACCTGGAGACCGTGGAGGCCCTGGCACACAAATCCGTGGCCGCGGCGCGAATAGACAGTCAACTATGGGTGGTCCTTCGCCCCAAAATACTCGACCAGGATCACCGGGAGCTTCGGAAGAGGGCAGCCGATCGGGTTTATCCAGTCACGGCCGTCCTGATCTTCTGATCGGCCGACCTTCAGCTTCCTTCACAGAAGACGATGGCCCTTCCAAGGGTCGCCTCGGCGGCGGACGAAGGGAGCCAGCGGAAGAAACCGGGTCTGAGTCTAGACGGTCTGGCAGGGCCTCACACGACCGGGAACGGGAACGGGACCGGGACCGAGATCGGGATCGGGATAGAGAGCGTGACCGTGATCGCGATCGTGAGCGTGAACGCCGGGGTggtgcggacgaggagggagGCCGTAGTAGCAGTCATCGAGAGGAACGAGAACGGGTCCGAGAGTTTGAGCGTGAGCGTAGCCGACGCGGTGATACTGGAGGAAGTGCGTCTCGAGAGGAACGATATGATTCTCGAGAAGCCTCGCGACGCGGAACCGGCTCGCGCGAAGAAAACCGTCGCCGAGATCGCCgcgagagggaagagaaccCCGAATTTGGACCGAGCAGCCATGAGCATGAAGGCCGTCTCCGACCTCCTTCTTCGTTAGGTGGAggaccaccgccgccgccaccacctcctcctctcccggGTAACGCTGAGGAAGATCGACGATGGGGTGCAGGCAGCGGTGGCGGCAACGGCGGCCGCGAATTACGGGACAGGGATCGAGACCGGAATCGCGACCGGGGACGGGATCGGGACTACACTCGTGACGGGGGAAGCGGGGGGCCACACCGAAAACGAGGCcggcctggaggagatgatggacctggtgaaggaggaggtggtggaggccGAGGTGGCATGCGCATGGGAGGGGAAAGCAAACGGCCCCGACGAGGGCAATGAATGGGAAGAGAAACGGGCTAGCTTTTGTTGTATTCTCCATTCATTCGAGCActatttttcctttcttaTCTCCTTTGGGGCTTTATATCATTGCATTTGTTGGACGGTGTTTGTTGCATTACAACTAAGCCTACGTCGGATCTAAGggatttttcttttcttttcttttcttttcttttcttttcttcttttttttcttggccCTGATTACAGGAATCTAAGTCATAGACTGTATTACTGAAGACATCAAAACTATCAGAAGGAGTGATGACTTGTGTGTGAAGTACTGAGGTGAAGGTGCTCTGACTGTCAGTCATGGTCACGCGGGGTGGGGAAGGGGCGGTTTGACTGtctttctccagtctccCTGAGTAACATCTGTCTCTTTATCCCCCCCCTCTCTTATCTCCCACTCCTTTCACGGCTTCGTCTTCTTATTATCCGAATGCAAATCCTAGTCCAAGCATCACAGGCAGATCGGGCCGACACTCCGCGTCTTCCCCCCGCTCTTTGCACCGCCAAGAGTCGGTTAAACCTCGGAGGCTGCTCCGTTTCCCTTTCATCCAGCTTCCTGTCTAGCGTCATCAATCCGATTCATCGGTCCCTGAAACCTTGACTCTCTGCGATTATCCGCGGCTGGTGGGGACTCATACTGAGCACGTAGTGGGACTCCCCCTCTACCGTGCATGTTGTCATTGTTCCCTGACTAACTAACAGATTATTCATACTAGTGCCACATGGGCTCACGAGGGCCGTTCCTGTCAGTTTCATTTTAATGCATATCCATCTGTTAGGATCAGTGCATTGATTCTCCACCGCCTGGGAGAACTTCGGGCGCTCCAACCGGTGATCCACccgctggagaagctccaTCTGTGATGCATTGATGCACTGATGCTGACATGCTCGAGGTTCAGAACAAACTGCTAGCCTACTGGATTAATGATTCCGCAACTCGGCTGCTACCTACACCGAACCGTTCAACCTACCGGATCCTAGATCGTGACGGGATATTCGGGACGGTAGAACGAATGAAGAGACGTGGTCAGTTTCGTCTTCAGTTCATGATTACTTgttctcttttccctttgGCAAGACGATAGTCCGCGTGCATTTGGAGATTTTGGACTATGCTTAGACTATAGATACAGCCGCACTATATCTAGTGCTTGGTATCCCCTTAATAGATCAActttttgtttctttttttttctttttcttttttttcccttgtcGTCATTCCCCTCATCTGGTTCCTACTTCCCCTCATCATTTTGTTGCGGGTTTATTTAACTGGCTTAACTTGCAATTCTGAGAGTTGTGGATCATCTTTGATTATTGTGTATTTCCCCCAACCGTTGACCGGAGGGAGCcactttctcttttcttgtAGATAGTTGATCACAGTTCACCATGGTTCAGTTAGATGTTGAAAAAACCATAGAAGAGCTCACGCTCGGCGAGAAAGTAGCTCTCACAGCTGGTAAGTGATGGCGCGATCTCACACGTGATTTCCAACCACGAATGGATGAAGTTTTGGTGTTATACATCGACAATGGAGCTAACAAGAATAATGATTACAGGAATTGATTTCTGGCACACGGCTGCCGTTCCCCGACTCAACATCCCCAGTCTTCGCATGTCCGATGGCCCCAATGGGGTACGCGGCACACGCTTCTTCAACGGTGTCCCTGCGGCCTGCTTTCCCTGTGCAACCGCTTTAGGCGCAACTTGGGATACTAAGCTCCTATACGAGGTAGGCCGATTGATGGGAGAAGAGTCTATCGCCAAAGGCGCGCATGTTGTGCTGGGTCCCACAATCAACACCCAGCGATCCCCGCTTGGAGGCCGAGGCTTCGAGTCGTTCGCCGAGGACGGTGTGCTCTCCGGCATTCTGGCGGGACACTATTGCAAGGGTTTGCAGGAGACGGGCGTTGCAGCCACTCTGAAACATTTTGTCTGTAATGACCAGGAACATGAGCGCTTGGCTGTCGACAGCATTGTGACGATGCGCGCCATGCGCGAGATCTATCTCT carries:
- a CDS encoding putative THO complex component (Rlr1), whose amino-acid sequence is MAPGAGGKRKRGDRSWSGDSGNDGLRPSPHRPGNLNMAQHNHGSHSNHPRDFPETRGRVRRQASRGGRNSNNLSRRPSNDIPNVNTGQKDSPMSPPARDVPDSSQTNGFPPTVAAASIPPSPSPAPTVQQTPAQAQASPKPQSQSLPSPAPPVRPPPGPPPPYDYEYVTESVVEDWMSTGRQKVIKDGVQARDQEDASTLASIYQEIIRAAFYGRLSPTDAGSVIKEIIGEEVAAQDIDMVDDRQPSAALDTRSLFLDTLSILTDADPSNPALRPLVFSTGINAALLRLQLETPVLQTLGLVRDTFTRIGIRKQTNLLYRQSNYNLLREESEGYSKLLTELFTTSNNEPPTSEVVEDTFERVKAMIGAFDMDVGRVLDVTLDVFAAVLVKQYRFFVKLLRVSSWWPKDDISRTLGGNDRDSGIPNWALPGSAGWVTTDEERAEIMRANEQRDREFWNRVREIGIRAFFEIGRKPISEEERKRIFPESTTLSEEEMETRKWIEETGTLPPKGNRVAAQLLGFKLRFYSSKARDKSDILPDNLIYLAALLIKVGFISLRDLYPHLWRPDELMDELKEEKMKEKAERERAARPGGGVNALMMAGALSDDTLPIPRIRESEQRSSTPAKDQEADKATPQKTDEDELPEPSDQKVMLLKSLLAIGALPEALFILSKFPWLMDAYPELPEYIHRILHHSLSKVYNSLRPLPTVEELREQQQIPSQDQGGLAKGQIRLTSAPPRRVLRWAQLDKDDTNDGTDYRFYWDDWADNIPVCQSVDDVFALCSSFLNISGHKIGLDPSLLAKLARIGKFSLTQDDSTENKARWQDLCKRLLVPAISLTKANPGVVNEVFDLLRFFPRATRYNIYAEWYSGQTSRLPDIKSAFDQARAETKDVLKRLSKTNIRPMARALAKIAFANPGIVINVAISQIESYENLIEVVVECARYFTYLGYDILTWALINSLGQKGRSRVQEGGLLTSRWLNALATFAGRTYKRYSIMDPTPVLQYVVEQLRQNNSTDLIVLEQMISSMAGIITDTNFNDAQIQAMAGGEILQSQTILQLLDKRHESKTTSKRLMKALTVSKLAGQLLVAIAQERWTCIYKATEGDSELKLLGNVFDEIHRILAQYLDLLRSNMSVDEFDSFVPDLASLIKDFGIQPEIAFWIRRPSVSRKVADAEKAMQEEEAAAAAARAREIEAAPIKSEDDKMETTDEGEMNGPADESAENSMDVDKEQGMTNTEGDSNPTSGQPEQPASSSPTLNPVMQDLEDQVKSALTPETWGVVGLHFYVIFWQLSLYDVHIPQKAYEDEIERQKKKVMAINSDRSDISMAGTQRKEREKKQITQLQERILEENKAHLKAYGQTRARLQKEKDRWFAGMRGKHDSLNVSLLEQCFLPRLLLSPIDAFYCFKMLKFLHTSGTPNFRTVGLLDQLFREQRLTALIFQCTSREADNLGRFLNEVIRDLGRWHADKAVYEKEAFGTKKDLPGFAINVDPEGKPTTFLEYEDFRRLLYKWHRLLASALKICLNGGEYMHIRNAISVLKAVVQHFPAVNWIGRDMLTSVNNLSQNDERDDVKIPAASLIGDLNRREKKWMLPQAFMISNQPASKGPAPAAGKPGTPGTPRPRSTTPASLNAAAPEFKPPPSAEPEGGPRQEVTKKSEVEDGEIEDAKMTDVSAKDIETSNQVAQKPAEKAEAASRQGEESIVTQPPETTSTQPTSEKPVASTEAYTGVELPSHPRISDSPAASKTATKASESGRLPNVPRRPESDRAPFSSPNMRPQSQMPSRPFRGDDGRLPPRSDIMDARRDRQSDFPRGGRFGDHEHSRSFEQPGPEGRSYGRLERDFPSRPPADEPFRGPPYRDGRLTREADRPDRAGRLRGPPDSREAPSSRSVPPGPQTHPDRADLIQEHPERGGDGYRRGEQMRQEKDDRRALPTRALSPPRADLPNRPPPDDRRFPSHAQGRSRYDDTPTGPRNDRPSRAPMDASEPREPGADMSHGRLRQPEPASDIPSGPRGRNPSGRGGRTASGLSHATPSSPAGAADRQPPTGPGRQGMRGAPEQSSSTGPSSPTIEKLDASGIHPDRLKALQQQASEDTFGGSPRSHQSLSPASTGPPSGPRSGVAPLSGPNSNNRGPPSGPAFGGERGRGDKRFAGINNMLQQSGGPGDRGGPGTQIRGRGANRQSTMGGPSPQNTRPGSPGASEEGSRSGLSSHGRPDLLIGRPSASFTEDDGPSKGRLGGGRREPAEETGSESRRSGRASHDRERERDRDRDRDRDRERDRDRDRERERRGGADEEGGRSSSHREERERVREFERERSRRGDTGGSASREERYDSREASRRGTGSREENRRRDRREREENPEFGPSSHEHEGRLRPPSSLGGGPPPPPPPPPLPGNAEEDRRWGAGSGGGNGGRELRDRDRDRNRDRGRDRDYTRDGGSGGPHRKRGRPGGDDGPGEGGGGGGRGGMRMGGESKRPRRGQ